The proteins below come from a single Oscillatoria salina IIICB1 genomic window:
- a CDS encoding monovalent cation/H(+) antiporter subunit G, with amino-acid sequence MIDGLSYLCMGIGIFFWFWGTFPLVGDRSVLFKLHSLSVADTLGSMIIVFGLLLKIPREWPLLVLAIITLAIWNTVLGYVLAYCSSSGGKNER; translated from the coding sequence ATGATTGACGGATTAAGTTATCTGTGTATGGGCATTGGCATCTTTTTCTGGTTTTGGGGAACTTTTCCCTTGGTTGGCGATCGCTCGGTATTATTTAAGCTGCACAGTCTTTCGGTGGCGGATACGTTGGGTTCGATGATTATTGTTTTCGGGTTGCTGTTGAAGATTCCCCGTGAGTGGCCGTTGTTAGTTCTGGCGATTATTACTCTGGCGATTTGGAATACAGTTCTGGGGTATGTCTTAGCTTACTGTTCCAGCAGTGGGGGCAAGAATGAACGATAA